The sequence ACTTAATATAAGGTTTGGAGATAATCTAACTTTTGTAGGTCACTCATTAGGAGGAGGCTTGGCTGAGGCAAATGCTCTAAAAACAGGTTTAAATGCTATAACTTTTAATGCAGCTGGATTAGCTGATGGAACAAAAGAAAAATTAGGGTTAACTAAATTAGCAAATGTTAATGCTTATGTAATACAAGGTGAAATTTTAAATAAAGTACAATTTGATAAAGCTGGGGGGAATTGGGTTAACTTAAAAAGCCCTGTTCCTTACACAACATTTGAAATAGAAATTGCTAAACATCCCTATTTAATTCAGGGACATGTTGCTAGTTCTGTTCAAATAGGAGTGGGTATGATCAATGCTGATATCTCATTAAAAAATCATACGATGGGAAATGTCTTACAAAGTATTAAATTAGGAGGTTATAAATAAAAAGATGAAAAAAAAAATATGTATAGGGCTTTTTTCGTTATTATTAATTAACTGTCAAATAGTTAAGGATAAAAAAATTGAAAATAAAAAAGAAGCAGTAGATTTATTATCAGAATCTGTAACAAAAAAAGATAGTTTAGCAGTAAAAAAAATATTAGCTACATCAAAAATTAAATCATTTAATATTCAATATGAGTTAGATAGTTTATTAATAGAAGCAGTCAAATGGAATTCATTTTCAATTTATCAGCAACTATTAAAATATGGAGCTAATCCTAATTGGTATAATTCTAAATCAGAGTCTGCTATGATAGAAGCTTGTTATAAATTTGAGACATCAAGGTATGTTATCTCTGCTATAAATTATGGTGCTGATGTAAATAATAAATCTATGATAAAAAATGATTTTAACGCAACTCCTCTTATAGCAGCTTCAGCAATAAGGTTAGAAACAGTTAAAATATTGGTTGAAAATGGAGCTGATATTAATTATATGAATGATTTAGTTTCACCTTTATTCAAATCTTTAACAGTGGGGAATAATCCTAAAATAGTTAGGTATCTTTTAGTAGAAAAAGAAGCCTCTTTAAAGATTCCATCTAGTCATAATATGGTAGGTGTTACAATAGAAAAACTACTTAGAAGGTGGACGTTTCCTTTAGATTCTGAAGACTA is a genomic window of Flavobacteriales bacterium containing:
- a CDS encoding ankyrin repeat domain-containing protein, encoding MKKKICIGLFSLLLINCQIVKDKKIENKKEAVDLLSESVTKKDSLAVKKILATSKIKSFNIQYELDSLLIEAVKWNSFSIYQQLLKYGANPNWYNSKSESAMIEACYKFETSRYVISAINYGADVNNKSMIKNDFNATPLIAASAIRLETVKILVENGADINYMNDLVSPLFKSLTVGNNPKIVRYLLVEKEASLKIPSSHNMVGVTIEKLLRRWTFPLDSEDYKIKMEIVDFLEKKGYDYKNAPIPEHYYKNYSKEYLEKY